A stretch of the Capsicum annuum cultivar UCD-10X-F1 chromosome 10, UCD10Xv1.1, whole genome shotgun sequence genome encodes the following:
- the LOC124887784 gene encoding photosystem I P700 chlorophyll a apoprotein A2-like, with translation MHIFLRGRLGRGHKGLYDTINNSLHFQLGIALASLGVITSLVAQHMYSLPAYAFIAQDFTTQAVLYTHHQYITGFIMIEAFAHGAIFFIRDYNSKKNEDNVLARMLDHKEAIISHLSWASLFLGFHTLGLYVHNNVMLAFGTSEKQILIEPIFSQWIQSAHGKTSYGFDVLLSSTSGPAFNVGRSIWLPGWLNAVNENSNSLFLTIGPGDFLVHHAIAFGLLQLH, from the coding sequence atgcACATATTCCTCCGGGGGCGATTGGGGCGTGGACATAAGGGTCTTTATGACACAATCAACAATTCGCTTCATTTTCAATTAGGCATTGCTCTAGCTTCTTTAGGGGTTATTACTTCTTTGGTAGCTCAACACATGTACTCTTTACCTGCTTATGCATTCATAGCACAGGACTTCACTACTCAAGCTGTATTATATACCCACCACCAGTATATCACAGGATTCATCATGATAGAAGCTTTTGCTCATGGAGCTATATTTTTCATTAGAGATTACAATTCGAAGAAAAATGAAGATAATGTATTGGCAAGAATGTTAGATCATAAAGAAGCTATCATATCTCATTTAAGTTGGGCCAGTCTCTTTCTGGGATTCCATACCTTGGGACTTTATGTTCATAACAATGTCATGCTTGCCTTTGGCACTTCGGAGAAGCAAATCTTGATTGAACCTATATTTTCTCAATGGATACAATCCGCTCATGGTAAAACTTCATATGGGTTCGATGTACTTTTATCTTCAACGAGTGGCCCAGCATTTAATGTGGGCCGAAGCATCTGGTTGCCGGGTTGGTTAAATGCTGTTAATGAAAATAGTAATTCATTATTCTTAACAATAGGTCCTGGAGACTTTTTAGTTCATCATGCTATTGCTTTTGGTTTACTACAACTACATTGA